From a single Fulvivirga ulvae genomic region:
- a CDS encoding DUF4374 domain-containing protein → MKRFFKNSLILSALGLTLLFTSCSDDDSSVTPVASGYVMSLRTEDADEESADYYITVDDLMTGEISAEGQGVELVGWNYNGHFGDTYFAFGYDLNECIGYKMINNQLVEQGKFVFERFDVMSAIDDESFLAIGAPWGGGSYDCQLQVVDVAEIAITKNVKHPIYESFDNGDQLNAWPTGAYVDGDKLFVAFYPLNGTSWETPNTDTAYVSVYSYPEIEYIKTIKDSRTAPIGYYGASPSILEDESGNHFTLSVSSKAAGYTQATKPSGVLKINAGEDEFDADYFFNVEESGYKVLSATYVGNGLAVARVISLQMDEAAGAQSQWAAFSEITPILNVAVLDLNKETVTIVEDVPLHGGQYQTPYLVENGKVYISVNTGTEAHIYQVDAASGSATKGAKLIGNQFQALFSAK, encoded by the coding sequence ATGAAAAGATTCTTTAAAAATTCATTGATACTTTCCGCCCTTGGGTTGACATTATTGTTCACTTCATGCTCAGATGACGATTCTTCAGTAACACCTGTTGCCAGTGGCTATGTAATGTCACTTCGTACCGAAGATGCGGATGAGGAAAGTGCTGATTATTATATAACAGTTGATGATCTCATGACCGGTGAGATCAGTGCTGAAGGTCAGGGTGTAGAGCTGGTGGGCTGGAATTACAATGGCCATTTCGGTGATACATATTTTGCTTTTGGTTATGACTTAAATGAGTGTATCGGTTATAAAATGATAAACAACCAATTGGTCGAGCAGGGAAAATTTGTGTTTGAGAGATTCGATGTGATGAGTGCGATAGACGACGAGAGCTTTCTTGCTATAGGTGCTCCATGGGGCGGAGGATCGTATGACTGTCAGCTTCAGGTAGTGGATGTGGCTGAGATTGCTATTACTAAAAATGTTAAACACCCTATTTATGAGTCATTTGATAACGGAGACCAGTTGAATGCCTGGCCTACCGGTGCTTATGTAGACGGTGATAAACTTTTTGTAGCGTTTTATCCTCTAAACGGCACCTCTTGGGAGACCCCCAACACTGACACGGCTTACGTAAGCGTATATTCTTACCCGGAAATTGAGTATATAAAAACCATTAAAGATTCCAGAACTGCCCCGATTGGATACTATGGTGCTTCACCTAGCATTTTAGAGGACGAAAGTGGCAACCATTTCACACTTTCTGTTAGCTCTAAAGCTGCCGGATATACTCAGGCAACAAAACCTTCAGGTGTACTGAAAATCAATGCCGGAGAAGATGAATTTGATGCGGACTATTTCTTTAATGTAGAAGAGTCTGGTTACAAGGTGCTTTCTGCGACCTACGTTGGTAATGGACTTGCCGTGGCACGTGTTATTTCGTTGCAAATGGATGAAGCCGCCGGAGCACAATCTCAATGGGCTGCCTTTAGCGAGATTACACCTATTTTGAATGTGGCAGTTCTAGATCTTAATAAGGAAACCGTGACTATTGTTGAGGATGTGCCTTTACATGGAGGACAATACCAGACCCCATATCTTGTGGAAAACGGTAAAGTATATATTTCTGTTAATACAGGAACTGAAGCCCATATCTATCAGGTAGATGCAGCCTCCGGTTCGGCTACTAAAGGAGCAAAACTGATAGGCAACCAATTTCAGGCCCTTTTCTCCGCTAAATAA
- a CDS encoding DUF4198 domain-containing protein, whose product MKKLLLILSFLLIAVLQASAHYLWLETAETGKKNKEHVVKVFFGEYTYGVIEDPNGENYENVKNFSLWVISPSGKKTPITTSVKDNAFQGTFIPKEDGTYTVVLNNNEIDVIDYTQYDFGIFKTHYHSTAKVVVGDKVTPTAADNNAGLVVVNASDKQAGENSPVVLQVLYKGEPLADQEVDIYVSDLWSKKLTTDKEGKVSFSLPWKTKYTVETTKKEEVPGSYKGEDYEFIWHCATYCIAL is encoded by the coding sequence ATGAAAAAACTATTATTAATTCTTTCCTTTTTGCTGATAGCTGTACTTCAGGCATCTGCTCACTATTTATGGCTTGAAACCGCTGAGACTGGTAAAAAAAACAAGGAGCATGTAGTTAAAGTATTTTTTGGGGAATATACCTACGGTGTAATTGAAGACCCCAATGGAGAGAACTACGAGAATGTTAAAAATTTCAGTCTGTGGGTGATTTCACCTTCGGGTAAGAAAACACCGATAACCACATCTGTTAAGGATAATGCCTTTCAGGGCACTTTTATTCCTAAGGAGGATGGTACCTATACTGTGGTGCTTAACAATAACGAGATCGACGTTATAGATTACACACAATATGACTTTGGTATCTTCAAAACGCACTATCATTCTACTGCAAAAGTAGTAGTAGGAGATAAGGTTACGCCTACCGCGGCGGATAATAATGCAGGCCTTGTAGTGGTGAATGCTTCTGACAAACAGGCTGGTGAAAACTCACCCGTAGTACTTCAGGTACTTTACAAAGGTGAGCCTTTGGCAGACCAGGAGGTAGACATTTATGTATCTGATCTGTGGAGTAAAAAACTCACCACGGATAAAGAAGGAAAAGTAAGCTTCTCTTTGCCCTGGAAGACCAAGTACACGGTTGAAACCACAAAAAAGGAAGAGGTTCCCGGCTCCTACAAAGGTGAAGATTATGAATTTATCTGGCATTGCGCCACTTACTGTATAGCCCTGTAA
- a CDS encoding PepSY-associated TM helix domain-containing protein yields the protein MSNRIYNVLFHTHTVSGLVISVALFVIFFAGSISFFRDDIINWERQQSIVQDSQMDVDFDTVIDTLAARHALYGRNITIRQVHQERRVMVSATPTQDTTAADESKRSLFLYQDPVSQKNYSYFEDFTLGEFIYRLHFFAQIPYPYGYLLSGFVAFFFLFAIVTGIIVHWKKIISNFYMFRPLAKLKTVWTDAHTTLGVIGLPFQFMYAVTGAVLIIGTTVMMAASTSFFYDGDTEKLYKEIFPEAETLAFVNNPQNYNLSINELVTKTEQKWQDVRASKVVLQNYGDTSMRVVVEVKPHDDSRFTGLGQAVYQASTGEVVHEKDPYESTSYASAVQDVMIKLHYGNYGGYGLKIIYFVFGIISCFVILSGVLLWAEAREKRSTAPWKRKSNQWVASIFLAISLSMYPVTALSFTVVKLFKEVNDPTPHLLIFKTFFISWLVLSILFSIKKDNYFTNKYCLLSGSVLGFLIPIANGVVSGTWLWKTFNEQQLQIFVVDAFWLTTSIISFLIFLKIKPKVKEESAGISTPKSKSVINKTVKPRKLQPA from the coding sequence ATGAGCAATCGTATCTATAACGTCCTCTTTCATACCCATACTGTCAGTGGGTTAGTCATTAGCGTTGCACTTTTTGTGATCTTCTTTGCCGGGTCAATAAGCTTCTTTCGTGATGACATAATCAACTGGGAGCGCCAGCAGTCCATAGTACAGGATTCACAAATGGATGTTGACTTTGATACGGTTATTGATACACTGGCAGCGCGCCATGCCTTATACGGAAGGAATATCACTATCAGGCAGGTACACCAGGAGCGGAGGGTGATGGTGTCCGCTACACCGACCCAGGATACTACCGCAGCAGATGAGAGCAAACGCAGTCTTTTCCTTTACCAGGATCCAGTCTCACAGAAGAACTATAGCTATTTTGAGGATTTTACTCTTGGAGAATTTATTTACAGGCTTCATTTTTTTGCACAGATCCCTTACCCCTACGGATATCTGCTTTCAGGTTTTGTAGCATTTTTCTTCCTGTTTGCCATAGTTACAGGCATTATCGTTCATTGGAAGAAGATAATCAGTAACTTTTATATGTTCAGGCCGCTGGCAAAACTGAAAACCGTATGGACTGATGCCCATACTACTCTGGGAGTTATCGGTCTGCCCTTCCAATTTATGTATGCTGTTACCGGCGCAGTATTAATTATTGGCACTACAGTGATGATGGCAGCCTCTACTTCATTTTTCTACGATGGTGATACAGAGAAGTTATACAAAGAAATTTTCCCGGAAGCAGAAACACTGGCATTTGTAAATAACCCGCAAAATTATAATCTCAGCATCAACGAGTTGGTGACGAAGACCGAACAGAAGTGGCAGGATGTGAGGGCTTCCAAGGTGGTACTCCAAAATTATGGAGACACCAGCATGCGTGTGGTAGTAGAAGTAAAGCCACACGATGACAGTCGCTTTACCGGCTTGGGGCAGGCAGTATATCAGGCATCAACAGGAGAGGTTGTGCATGAAAAAGATCCTTATGAAAGCACCAGCTACGCCTCAGCCGTTCAGGACGTGATGATCAAACTTCATTATGGTAACTACGGAGGGTATGGCCTCAAGATCATCTATTTTGTTTTTGGTATAATCAGTTGCTTTGTGATCTTGTCAGGAGTACTGCTTTGGGCAGAGGCACGTGAGAAAAGGAGCACAGCGCCCTGGAAGAGGAAATCAAATCAATGGGTGGCCTCCATCTTTCTGGCTATTTCATTAAGCATGTATCCTGTAACAGCGCTGAGCTTTACAGTGGTGAAGTTATTTAAAGAAGTAAATGACCCGACTCCACACTTGCTCATCTTTAAGACATTCTTTATCTCATGGCTGGTACTGTCTATTTTATTTTCAATCAAAAAGGACAACTACTTTACCAACAAATACTGCTTGCTGTCAGGCAGCGTGTTGGGCTTTCTTATACCAATTGCCAATGGTGTCGTTTCCGGTACCTGGCTATGGAAAACATTCAACGAGCAGCAGTTACAGATCTTTGTAGTGGACGCATTTTGGCTTACAACATCAATAATAAGCTTTTTGATTTTCCTGAAAATAAAACCCAAAGTAAAAGAAGAATCTGCTGGAATATCAACGCCAAAAAGCAAGAGTGTTATAAATAAAACCGTAAAACCCCGAAAGTTACAACCGGCATAA